One region of Carassius gibelio isolate Cgi1373 ecotype wild population from Czech Republic chromosome A1, carGib1.2-hapl.c, whole genome shotgun sequence genomic DNA includes:
- the LOC127935548 gene encoding caspase b, giving the protein MATTEIAILDALKELLEAEFKEFKWHLSNSGTKEDSIPRGKLENISRHDVVTLMVQQYRSSDAGKIAVRVLKKINQNELAEELKKKLPEVLEDVSAEGGASSSAAAAKVSTAGVNVTITSSNGGSVKAPVIHGGVFNGPINFS; this is encoded by the exons ATGGCTACAACCGAAATAGCGATTCTTGATGCACTTAAGGAGCTACTGGAAGCCGAGTTCAAAGAATTCAAATGGCATCTCTCCAATAGTGGGACAAAAGAAGACTCTATTCCTCGTGGGAAACTGGAGAACATCAGTCGCCATGATGTTGTGACTCTCATGGTGCAGCAGTACAGAAGTTCAGACGCCGGGAAGATCGCAGTCAGAGTGCTAaagaaaattaatcaaaatgagcTTGCTGAAGAACTAAAGAAAAAACTTCCGGAAG TTTTAGAGGATGTTTCTGCTGAAGGTGGAGCATCATCCAGTGCAGCGGCTGCAAAAGTTTCCACTGCAGGAGTTAACGTTACCATAACCTCCTCCAATGGAGGAAGTGTAAAGGCCCCTGTTATTCACGGTGGTGTGTTTAACGGCCCAATAAACTTCAGCTAA
- the nxnl1 gene encoding nucleoredoxin-like protein 1, whose translation MVDLFLGKVLVKNNKDRDELDTEREIVLRLQNRILMLFFGSGECEKCQEFAPTLKDFYKKLTDEFYVERSAQLVLLYISLDSSEEQQEKFLKELPKRCLFLAYEDPYRQELSEMFEVQDLPRLVVLRPDCSVLTPDAVEEICKLGPDCYRNWQEGAELIDRNFMMNEEFDEGKMRSMTDPIRRVKYKVEDKKKKKKKKRKKKDGVSVEEEDEDEDGDEDGNDGGGGWG comes from the exons ATGGTGGACCTGTTCCTGGGGAAGGTTCTGGTAAAGAACAATAAAGACCGAGACGAGCTGGACACGGAGCGTGAGATCGTCCTGCGGCTCCAGAACCGCATCCTCATGCTGTTCTTCGGCTCCGGTGAGTGTGAGAAGTGCCAGGAGTTTGCACCGACACTCAAAGATTTCTACAAGAAGCTCACGGACGAGTTCTACGTGGAGCGATCGGCTCAGCTGGTCCTGCTGTACATCTCTCTGGACTCGTCCGAGGAGCAGCAGGAGAAGTTCCTGAAGGAGCTGCCCAAACGCTGCCTGTTCCTGGCCTACGAGGACCCCTACAGACA GGAGCTGAGCGAGATGTTCGAGGTGCAGGATCTGCCCAGGTTGGTGGTTTTGCGTCCGGACTGCTCTGTTCTCACACCTGATGCCGTGGAGGAAATCTGTAAACTGGGGCCGGACTGTTACCGCAACTGGCAGGAAGGGGCGGAACTTATCGACAGGAACTTCATGATGAACGAGGAGTTCGACGAGGGCAAAATGCGCAGCATGACCGACCCCATCCGACGAGTCAAATACAAGGTGGaggacaagaagaagaagaagaaaaagaagagaaagaagaaggATGGGGTGAGTgtggaagaggaggatgaggacgAGGATGGAGATGAAGATGGAAATGATGGAGGAGGAGGTTGGGGCTGA